In Streptomyces hawaiiensis, one genomic interval encodes:
- a CDS encoding carbohydrate ABC transporter permease codes for MSTSTLRARHRRSTLRTLAFLSPWLIGFTVFFAYPLLSTVYFSFMRYDGFKPPVWSGTKNWTYVFEHYPFFWPALRNTLWLVVVMVTLRVVFGLGVGLLITKIKTATGVFRTLFYLPYLAPPVAATMAFAFLLNPGTGPVNSILEQIGLPAPGWFNDPTWSKPALTLLALWGIGDLMVIFMAALLDVPKEQYEAAELDGTTPWQRFRYVTLPNISPIVMFAVVTGVIQTMQYYTQPLIAGKVASGVIQGAGTQFEPGYPDKSTLTLPQLVYNLGFQRFDYGSACVVALVLFALSMAFTALLMRRRGGLIQAGER; via the coding sequence ATGAGCACCTCCACCCTGCGGGCTAGACACCGCCGCTCGACCCTGCGCACCCTCGCCTTCCTCTCCCCCTGGCTGATCGGCTTCACGGTCTTCTTCGCCTACCCCCTGCTCTCCACCGTCTACTTCTCCTTCATGCGGTACGACGGCTTCAAGCCGCCGGTCTGGTCGGGCACGAAGAACTGGACGTACGTCTTCGAGCACTACCCCTTCTTCTGGCCCGCCCTGCGCAACACCCTGTGGCTGGTCGTCGTCATGGTCACGCTCCGGGTCGTCTTCGGCTTGGGCGTGGGCCTGCTGATCACCAAGATCAAGACGGCCACGGGTGTCTTCCGCACCCTCTTCTACCTGCCCTACCTGGCCCCGCCCGTGGCGGCCACGATGGCCTTCGCCTTCCTCCTCAACCCCGGCACGGGCCCGGTCAACTCGATCCTGGAGCAGATCGGGCTCCCCGCTCCCGGCTGGTTCAACGACCCCACCTGGTCGAAGCCGGCCCTGACCCTCCTGGCCCTCTGGGGCATCGGCGACCTGATGGTCATCTTCATGGCCGCCCTGCTCGACGTGCCGAAGGAGCAGTACGAGGCGGCGGAACTGGACGGCACGACGCCCTGGCAGCGCTTCCGCTACGTGACGCTGCCGAACATCTCGCCGATCGTCATGTTCGCGGTCGTCACGGGGGTGATCCAGACGATGCAGTACTACACCCAGCCGCTGATCGCCGGGAAGGTCGCCTCGGGCGTGATCCAGGGCGCGGGAACGCAGTTCGAGCCCGGCTACCCCGACAAGTCGACCCTCACCCTCCCCCAGCTCGTCTACAACCTGGGCTTCCAGCGCTTCGACTACGGCTCGGCCTGCGTGGTCGCCCTGGTCCTCTTCGCCCTCTCCATGGCCTTCACGGCACTTCTGATGCGCCGCAGGGGCGGCCTGATCCAGGCAGGTGAACGATGA
- a CDS encoding carbohydrate ABC transporter permease: MTRVLDKPLESKAPSSPAERTAHRRALLEWIAIHSLGIAAALFFTLPFVFVLLTSLMSDSQALSRDLIPHTWEWGNYAEVFDTPGFLTWWKNTLVYAGLGTVLTVVSSIPVAYALAKFRFRGRNLTLMLVISMMMLPPQVVIIPMYLFWAKQLDLSGSLWPLIIPMAFGDAFSIFLLRQFLTTIPDEYVDAAKVDGCGDLRTLLKVVLPMAKPGIAAVALFQFFYAWNDYFGPQIYASENPGAWTLSYGLESFKGAHHTDWNLTMAATVLVMAPVILVFFFAQKAFVEGVTLTGVKG; the protein is encoded by the coding sequence ATGACGCGGGTACTCGACAAGCCCCTGGAGTCGAAGGCGCCCTCTTCACCGGCGGAACGCACGGCCCACCGCAGGGCGCTCCTGGAGTGGATCGCGATCCACTCCCTGGGCATCGCGGCGGCCCTCTTCTTCACGCTCCCGTTCGTCTTCGTCCTCCTCACCTCCCTGATGAGCGACAGCCAGGCGCTCAGCCGCGACCTCATCCCGCACACCTGGGAGTGGGGCAACTACGCCGAGGTCTTCGACACCCCCGGCTTCCTCACCTGGTGGAAGAACACCCTGGTCTACGCGGGCCTGGGCACCGTCCTCACGGTCGTCTCCTCGATCCCCGTGGCCTACGCCCTGGCCAAGTTCCGCTTCCGCGGCCGCAATCTGACCCTGATGCTGGTCATCTCGATGATGATGCTGCCGCCGCAGGTGGTCATCATCCCGATGTACCTGTTCTGGGCGAAGCAACTGGACCTGTCCGGCTCGCTCTGGCCGCTGATCATCCCCATGGCGTTCGGCGACGCGTTCTCGATCTTCCTGTTGCGCCAGTTCCTCACGACGATCCCCGACGAGTACGTGGACGCGGCCAAGGTGGACGGCTGCGGCGACCTGCGCACGCTGCTCAAGGTCGTCCTCCCGATGGCGAAACCGGGCATAGCCGCGGTGGCCCTCTTCCAGTTCTTCTACGCGTGGAACGACTACTTCGGCCCCCAGATCTACGCTTCGGAGAACCCGGGCGCCTGGACGCTCTCCTACGGCCTGGAGTCGTTCAAGGGCGCCCACCACACCGACTGGAACCTCACCATGGCCGCCACCGTGCTGGTCATGGCCCCCGTGATCCTCGTGTTCTTCTTCGCCCAGAAGGCGTTTGTCGAGGGCGTCACGCTCACCGGAGTAAAGGGTTAG
- a CDS encoding 6-phospho-beta-glucosidase, whose translation MKLTVVGGGSTYTPELVDGFARLRDTLPVEELVLMDPARDRLDLVGGLARRIFTRQDHAGRITTTTDLDEAVDGADAVLLQLRVGGQAARDQDETWPLECGCVGQETTGAGGLAKALRTVPVVLDIADRVRRRNPHAWIIDFTNPVGIVTRALLQAGHKAVGLCNVAIGLQRKFAALLSVEPSEIHLDHVGLNHLTWETAVRLGGPEGEDVLPELLGEHGDTIAADLRLPRPLFDTLGAVPSYYLRYYYAHDEVVRELRTKPSRAAEVAEMERRLLALYADPALDEKPRLLGKRGGAFYSEAAVDLAAALLGGGGTPYQVVNTYNRGTLPFLPDDAVIEVQAAVGAKGASPLPVQPVNPLYAGLMANVTAYEDLALQAALHGGRDRVFRALLSHPLIGQYTYAETLTDRLIAHNREHLAWA comes from the coding sequence GTGAAACTCACCGTGGTCGGCGGAGGCTCGACCTACACCCCCGAACTCGTGGACGGCTTCGCCCGCCTGAGGGACACCCTGCCCGTCGAGGAACTGGTCCTGATGGACCCCGCCCGGGACCGCCTCGACCTGGTGGGCGGTCTGGCCCGCCGCATCTTCACCCGCCAGGACCACGCGGGCCGCATCACCACCACCACCGATCTCGACGAGGCGGTGGACGGCGCGGACGCGGTCCTCCTCCAGCTCCGCGTGGGCGGCCAGGCAGCCCGCGATCAGGACGAGACATGGCCCCTCGAATGTGGCTGCGTGGGCCAGGAGACCACCGGCGCCGGCGGCCTCGCGAAGGCCCTGCGCACGGTCCCGGTCGTCCTGGACATCGCGGACCGCGTGCGCCGAAGGAACCCGCACGCCTGGATCATCGACTTCACGAACCCGGTCGGCATCGTGACCCGCGCCCTGCTCCAGGCGGGCCACAAGGCGGTGGGCCTGTGCAATGTGGCGATCGGCCTGCAGCGCAAGTTCGCGGCGCTGCTGTCCGTGGAGCCTTCCGAGATCCACCTGGACCACGTGGGCCTGAACCACCTCACCTGGGAGACGGCGGTACGCCTCGGCGGCCCGGAGGGCGAGGACGTCCTGCCGGAACTGCTGGGCGAGCACGGCGACACGATCGCGGCCGACCTCCGCCTGCCCCGCCCCCTATTCGACACCCTGGGGGCGGTCCCCTCCTACTACCTGCGCTACTACTACGCGCACGACGAGGTCGTACGGGAACTGCGGACGAAGCCGTCCCGGGCGGCCGAAGTGGCGGAGATGGAACGCCGGTTGCTGGCCCTGTACGCCGACCCGGCCCTGGACGAGAAGCCGAGGCTGCTCGGCAAGCGGGGCGGTGCCTTCTACTCGGAGGCGGCGGTGGACCTGGCGGCGGCCCTGCTGGGCGGCGGCGGCACGCCGTACCAGGTGGTGAACACGTACAACCGGGGAACGCTCCCGTTCCTCCCCGACGACGCGGTGATCGAGGTCCAGGCGGCGGTGGGAGCCAAGGGCGCGTCCCCCCTCCCCGTGCAGCCTGTGAACCCGCTCTACGCCGGCTTGATGGCCAACGTAACGGCCTACGAGGACCTGGCCCTCCAGGCGGCCCTGCACGGTGGCAGGGACCGCGTCTTCCGCGCCCTGCTCTCCCACCCCCTCATCGGCCAGTACACGTACGCCGAGACGCTCACCGACCGGCTGATCGCGCACAACCGGGAGCATCTCGCGTGGGCCTGA
- a CDS encoding N-acetylglucosamine kinase has translation MGLTARVLAIDAGNSKTDVAIVTADGEVLATARGGGFRPPAVGVDTAMEGLAETVARALTTAGLTSVAHVSACLANADFPVEEEQLAAALRARAWGTTVTVRNDTFAILRAGVTEPRGVAVVCGAGINCVGMRPDGRTARFPALGRVSGDWGGGWGLSEEALWHASRAEDGRGAPTALSHTLPAHFGLPSVYALIEALHLEHIPALRRHELTPVLFATAADGDAIARTLVERQAEEVVSMAVVALARLDLLSEETPVLLGGGVLAARHPQLNGHIARLLTERAPKAVPQVVTASPVLGAALLGLDRVGSGEGAQGQLRRFYGV, from the coding sequence GTGGGCCTGACCGCACGTGTCCTCGCCATCGACGCGGGCAACAGCAAGACGGACGTCGCGATCGTGACGGCGGACGGGGAAGTGCTGGCCACGGCACGCGGGGGCGGCTTCCGTCCACCGGCCGTGGGCGTGGACACGGCGATGGAAGGCCTGGCCGAAACGGTGGCGCGGGCCCTCACCACCGCGGGGCTCACCTCGGTCGCCCACGTCTCGGCCTGCCTGGCGAACGCAGACTTCCCCGTCGAGGAGGAGCAACTGGCCGCGGCGCTGCGTGCACGCGCGTGGGGCACGACGGTGACGGTCCGCAACGACACCTTCGCGATCCTGCGGGCCGGTGTCACCGAACCCCGGGGAGTGGCGGTCGTCTGCGGCGCGGGCATCAACTGCGTGGGCATGCGCCCCGACGGCCGCACGGCCCGCTTCCCGGCGCTCGGCCGCGTCTCGGGCGACTGGGGCGGCGGCTGGGGCCTGTCCGAGGAGGCCCTGTGGCACGCGTCCCGGGCGGAGGACGGCCGCGGCGCCCCCACCGCCCTGTCCCACACCCTCCCCGCCCACTTCGGCCTGCCCTCCGTGTACGCCCTCATCGAGGCACTGCACCTGGAGCACATCCCGGCGCTCCGGCGCCACGAACTGACCCCGGTCCTGTTCGCCACGGCAGCCGACGGTGACGCGATCGCCCGGACGCTCGTGGAACGCCAGGCCGAGGAGGTGGTCTCCATGGCGGTCGTGGCCCTGGCCCGCCTGGACCTCCTGTCCGAGGAGACCCCCGTCCTCCTGGGCGGCGGCGTCCTGGCGGCCCGGCACCCCCAACTGAACGGCCACATCGCCCGCTTGCTCACAGAGCGCGCCCCCAAGGCGGTCCCACAGGTGGTGACGGCGAGCCCGGTGCTGGGGGCGGCGCTGCTGGGCCTGGACAGAGTGGGCTCGGGCGAGGGGGCGCAGGGGCAGTTGCGGAGGTTCTACGGCGTGTGA
- a CDS encoding glutamate ABC transporter substrate-binding protein, which produces MTAMAVVCALVALVALCLPLATTTTATQNTTATTQTARTTAEEDCEAPEKQTLSPSSADGDTIRAIKNREGEKRKLIVGVDQNSYRWGYRNPNSGTTAELEGFDIDLVHRIAQDILGDPDAVQFKAIPTDQRIPAIQDGRVDMVVRTMTINCARIADVAFSAPYFKTGQQVLAPKSSTIKGYDDTLADRRICTAAGSTAYSTLEADQKAGELPASTDISTTVPNQLDCLVRLQLGEVDAVVTDGALAASQAAQDPTVQLKGDAFTAEYYGVAMKKDADDLVRRVNQILVDYRKDTANGWQASYNHWLSATLGKDAKKSEPPAPQYLRTT; this is translated from the coding sequence GTGACCGCGATGGCAGTCGTCTGCGCTCTGGTGGCGCTGGTGGCCCTCTGCCTGCCGCTCGCCACGACCACGACGGCCACCCAGAACACCACCGCGACCACGCAAACCGCCCGGACCACAGCGGAAGAAGACTGCGAGGCCCCGGAGAAGCAGACCCTCTCCCCCTCCTCCGCCGACGGCGACACCATCCGGGCGATCAAGAACCGCGAGGGCGAGAAGCGCAAGCTGATCGTCGGCGTCGACCAGAACAGCTACCGCTGGGGCTACCGCAACCCCAACAGCGGCACGACCGCGGAGCTCGAAGGCTTCGACATCGACCTGGTCCACCGCATCGCGCAAGACATCCTCGGCGACCCGGACGCCGTCCAGTTCAAGGCGATCCCCACCGACCAGCGCATCCCGGCGATCCAGGACGGCCGCGTGGACATGGTCGTCCGCACCATGACGATCAACTGCGCCCGCATCGCCGACGTCGCCTTCTCCGCGCCCTACTTCAAGACGGGCCAGCAGGTCCTGGCCCCGAAGTCCTCCACCATCAAGGGTTACGACGACACGCTCGCCGACCGCAGGATCTGCACGGCGGCCGGCTCCACGGCGTACTCCACGCTGGAGGCCGACCAGAAGGCCGGCGAACTGCCCGCCAGCACCGACATCTCCACCACCGTCCCGAACCAACTCGACTGCCTGGTGCGGCTCCAGCTCGGCGAGGTCGACGCAGTGGTCACCGACGGCGCCCTCGCGGCGAGCCAGGCCGCGCAGGATCCGACGGTCCAGCTCAAGGGTGACGCCTTCACTGCCGAGTACTACGGCGTGGCCATGAAGAAGGACGCGGACGACCTGGTACGCCGGGTCAACCAGATCCTGGTGGACTACCGCAAGGACACCGCGAACGGCTGGCAGGCGTCGTACAACCATTGGCTTTCGGCAACACTGGGCAAGGATGCGAAGAAGTCCGAACCGCCGGCACCGCAGTACCTCCGCACCACCTGA
- a CDS encoding serine/threonine-protein kinase: protein MSQAPHEPSGAPPRTCQRPTCDGTYEDVGGGELYCDTCGLAPVVAAGGPPSGGGMVGSPPTGITAGGRGGSRGSAGSGSARSSGRSSRTSSQSSKSRRSVSGRLSRSLSGKSTSRSVSVRSSGSTTGSGSRGRLGAGLVQVPPIPRPDPREMVLDNPEVPERKRFCSRSDCGAPVGRARGDRPGRTEGFCTKCGHPYSFVPKLRAGDVVHGQYEVVGCLAHGGLGWIYLAVDRAVSDRWVVLKGLLDTGDQDAMAAAISERRFLAEIEHANIVRIYNFVEHLDQRTGSLDGYIVMEYVGGKSLKEIANARRTAQGRRDPLPVEQACAYGIEALEALGHLHSRNLLYCDFKVDNAIQTEDQLKLIDMGAVRRMDDEESAIYGTVGYQAPEVAEAGPSVASDLFTVARTLAVLTFDFQGYTNVYADSLPDPDHIEVFRQYESFYRLLVRATDPDPARRFASAQEMTEQLTGVLREVVSLQTGRARPALSTLFGPELRVTDTELFPKPDGEVSRLGARVVRPRAGAGTPAALPHPQRPESPHSLVKPVDAPAAAFALPVPRVDPTDPNAGFLAGLMTSAPAELLGALAAAPAPSIETRLRHIRAWLETGDPTAALQALVALEGERPDDWRVVWYRGLAALVTGDDEGAALAFDAIYDAFPGEIAPKLALGLCAEVLGQLDNAAEYYRLVWSTDPSYVSAAFGLARVQLATGDRRGAVRTLESVPESSIHYTAARVAAVRARLRRRTATASDAPFLEDLTAAAAQVEALEAYGLDPARREQLSAEVLGCALDWVLSGGQGSAPPAAGGRTLLGSGLDERGLRFGLERSYRTLARLARGGEERIDLVERANRYRPRTWV, encoded by the coding sequence ATGAGTCAGGCACCGCACGAGCCATCCGGCGCGCCTCCACGCACCTGCCAGCGCCCCACCTGCGACGGCACCTACGAGGACGTGGGCGGCGGCGAACTGTACTGCGACACCTGCGGTCTCGCCCCGGTCGTCGCGGCTGGGGGTCCCCCCTCCGGGGGAGGCATGGTCGGCTCGCCTCCCACCGGCATCACCGCCGGTGGCAGGGGCGGCTCCCGCGGGTCCGCCGGCAGCGGCAGTGCCCGCTCCAGCGGCCGCAGTTCGCGGACGTCGTCCCAGTCGTCGAAGTCCCGCCGCTCGGTGTCGGGGCGCCTGTCGCGGTCGCTGTCGGGCAAGTCGACGAGCCGCTCGGTGTCGGTGCGCAGCTCGGGCTCGACCACCGGTTCCGGGTCCCGGGGCCGGCTGGGCGCCGGGCTGGTGCAGGTGCCGCCGATCCCGCGGCCCGACCCGCGCGAGATGGTCCTGGACAACCCCGAGGTGCCCGAGCGGAAGCGGTTCTGCTCGCGCTCCGACTGCGGCGCCCCGGTGGGCCGGGCGCGCGGCGACCGGCCGGGCCGTACGGAGGGCTTCTGCACCAAGTGCGGTCATCCGTACTCGTTCGTGCCGAAGCTGAGGGCCGGGGACGTGGTGCACGGCCAGTACGAGGTGGTCGGCTGCCTGGCGCACGGCGGCCTGGGCTGGATCTACCTCGCCGTCGACCGGGCGGTCTCGGACCGCTGGGTGGTCCTCAAGGGCCTGCTGGACACGGGCGACCAGGACGCGATGGCGGCGGCGATCTCCGAGCGGCGCTTCCTCGCGGAGATCGAGCACGCCAACATCGTGCGGATCTACAACTTCGTGGAGCACCTGGACCAGCGCACGGGTTCGCTCGACGGTTACATCGTCATGGAGTACGTCGGCGGCAAGTCCCTCAAGGAGATCGCCAACGCCCGCCGCACCGCGCAGGGCAGGCGTGACCCGCTGCCGGTGGAGCAGGCCTGCGCGTACGGCATCGAGGCGCTGGAGGCGCTCGGGCACCTGCACAGCCGGAACCTGCTGTACTGCGACTTCAAGGTCGACAACGCGATCCAGACCGAGGACCAGCTGAAGCTGATCGACATGGGCGCGGTGCGCCGGATGGACGACGAGGAGTCGGCCATCTACGGCACGGTCGGCTACCAGGCCCCGGAGGTGGCCGAGGCGGGCCCGTCGGTGGCGAGCGACCTCTTCACGGTCGCCCGCACCCTGGCCGTCCTGACCTTCGACTTCCAGGGCTACACGAACGTCTACGCCGACTCCCTTCCCGACCCGGACCACATCGAGGTGTTCCGGCAGTACGAGTCGTTCTACCGGCTCCTGGTCCGCGCCACGGACCCCGACCCGGCCCGCCGGTTCGCCTCCGCGCAGGAGATGACCGAGCAGCTGACGGGCGTCCTGCGGGAGGTCGTCTCCCTCCAGACGGGCCGCGCCCGCCCGGCCCTGTCCACGCTGTTCGGTCCGGAACTGCGGGTGACGGACACGGAGTTGTTCCCGAAACCGGACGGCGAGGTGTCCCGCCTGGGAGCCCGGGTGGTGCGGCCCCGGGCGGGCGCGGGCACTCCTGCCGCCTTGCCCCACCCGCAGAGGCCCGAGAGCCCGCACAGCCTCGTCAAGCCCGTCGACGCCCCCGCCGCGGCCTTCGCCCTGCCCGTCCCCCGCGTCGACCCGACCGACCCCAACGCCGGTTTCCTCGCGGGCCTGATGACCTCGGCCCCGGCCGAACTGCTCGGCGCCCTGGCCGCCGCCCCGGCACCGTCGATCGAGACGCGACTCCGGCACATCCGGGCCTGGCTGGAGACCGGTGATCCGACCGCCGCGCTGCAGGCGCTGGTCGCGCTGGAGGGCGAGCGGCCCGACGACTGGCGGGTGGTCTGGTACCGGGGCCTGGCCGCGCTGGTGACGGGCGACGACGAGGGCGCCGCGCTCGCCTTCGACGCCATCTACGACGCCTTCCCGGGCGAGATCGCGCCCAAGCTGGCGCTCGGCCTGTGCGCGGAGGTGCTGGGCCAGCTCGACAACGCCGCCGAGTACTACCGGCTGGTGTGGTCGACCGACCCGAGCTATGTGAGCGCCGCGTTCGGCCTGGCCCGCGTCCAGCTGGCGACGGGGGACCGGCGCGGTGCCGTGCGGACGCTGGAGTCGGTCCCGGAGTCCTCCATCCACTACACGGCCGCGCGGGTGGCGGCCGTCCGGGCGCGGCTGCGCCGGCGTACGGCGACCGCCTCCGACGCACCGTTCCTGGAGGATCTGACGGCCGCCGCGGCGCAGGTCGAGGCGCTGGAGGCGTACGGTCTGGATCCGGCGCGACGCGAGCAGTTGTCGGCCGAAGTCCTCGGTTGCGCGCTGGACTGGGTACTCTCCGGGGGCCAGGGTTCCGCCCCTCCCGCCGCCGGGGGACGGACGCTGCTCGGCAGCGGCCTGGACGAGCGGGGCCTGCGTTTCGGCCTGGAGCGCTCGTACCGCACGCTGGCCCGGCTGGCGCGGGGCGGCGAGGAGAGGATCGACCTGGTGGAACGTGCCAATCGTTACCGCCCCCGGACGTGGGTGTAG
- a CDS encoding PP2C family serine/threonine-protein phosphatase — protein sequence MSQMPQLSACPSCEEPLESGDRFCGACGYDLSAVPARPQDNPTITMNGSVPAQGTPAGAYAEPPPAPPAGAAWPAPGPDGAGGPDAVHLPTDLPGTDSGGSALPPETPPPPGAPPAAAGGVRFDRPQQPDGPAASPEIYQTQPDEYLLQAPDPRVSAEPAAQAAGAGGKVCVACRAGRVDDDGYCENCGHAQPRERDHMEQESGPVAAVSDRGLRHHRNEDAFAIGTTALPDGSPASVAVVCDGVSSATRPDDASAAASKAAGETLLAALPRGTHPQQAMHDAILAASRAVNSLAGEPATVREQAPHQNAPACTIVGAVVTSGLLIVGWVGDSRAYWVPVDRSAPPARLTEDDSWAAQMVAAGLMNEAEAYADERAHAITGWLGADAYELEPHTAAFKPDRPGVVVVCTDGLWNYAEAAEEMARVVPLDAAAHPLHSARVLVGHALDGGGHDNVTVALVPFPAVPQGAGSA from the coding sequence ATGTCGCAGATGCCCCAGTTGTCCGCCTGCCCGAGCTGCGAGGAACCCCTCGAGTCGGGTGACCGTTTCTGCGGCGCGTGCGGATACGACCTGTCCGCCGTGCCGGCACGGCCTCAGGACAACCCGACCATCACCATGAACGGCTCGGTGCCCGCGCAGGGCACTCCGGCCGGTGCGTATGCCGAGCCCCCGCCGGCGCCACCCGCCGGCGCGGCCTGGCCCGCCCCCGGGCCGGACGGCGCGGGCGGCCCGGACGCGGTGCACCTGCCGACGGACCTGCCGGGCACGGACTCCGGCGGCTCCGCCCTGCCGCCCGAGACGCCCCCGCCCCCCGGCGCCCCCCCGGCCGCGGCCGGGGGCGTGCGCTTCGACCGGCCGCAGCAGCCCGACGGGCCCGCCGCGTCGCCGGAGATCTACCAGACACAGCCCGACGAGTACCTCCTCCAGGCACCGGACCCACGGGTGTCCGCCGAGCCGGCGGCCCAGGCCGCGGGCGCCGGCGGCAAGGTCTGCGTCGCCTGCCGGGCCGGCCGCGTGGACGACGACGGCTACTGCGAGAACTGCGGCCACGCCCAGCCGCGCGAACGGGACCACATGGAGCAGGAGTCCGGCCCGGTGGCCGCGGTCAGCGACCGCGGTCTGCGCCACCACCGCAACGAGGACGCGTTCGCCATCGGCACCACCGCGCTGCCCGACGGCTCCCCCGCCTCCGTCGCGGTCGTCTGCGACGGCGTCTCCTCGGCGACCCGCCCCGACGATGCCTCCGCGGCGGCCTCGAAGGCGGCCGGCGAGACGCTGCTGGCGGCCCTGCCGCGCGGCACGCACCCGCAGCAGGCGATGCACGACGCGATCCTCGCCGCCTCGCGTGCCGTCAACTCCCTCGCCGGGGAACCCGCCACGGTCCGCGAGCAGGCCCCCCATCAGAACGCCCCCGCCTGCACCATCGTCGGCGCCGTGGTGACGTCGGGCCTGCTGATCGTCGGCTGGGTCGGCGACAGCCGCGCCTACTGGGTCCCGGTCGACCGCAGCGCTCCCCCGGCCCGGCTCACCGAGGACGACTCGTGGGCCGCGCAGATGGTCGCCGCGGGCCTGATGAACGAGGCCGAGGCCTACGCCGACGAGCGCGCCCACGCGATCACCGGCTGGCTCGGCGCGGACGCCTACGAGCTGGAACCGCACACCGCCGCGTTCAAGCCGGACCGGCCGGGCGTGGTGGTGGTCTGCACGGACGGCCTGTGGAACTACGCGGAGGCGGCCGAGGAGATGGCCCGGGTCGTCCCGCTCGACGCCGCCGCGCATCCGCTGCACAGCGCCCGGGTGCTCGTCGGCCACGCCCTGGACGGCGGGGGCCACGACAACGTAACAGTGGCGCTCGTGCCGTTCCCTGCCGTGCCCCAGGGGGCAGGATCGGCCTGA
- a CDS encoding vWA domain-containing protein yields MANFSKSNVPQFSVDVYQNEYLPEGAGEVNAIVTVTATGGGTIGSAVAAPHLYSPGQGPSAAVAIMVDCSGSMDYPPTKMRNARDATAAAIDTLRDGVHFAVISGTHVAKEVYPGGGRVAVADAATREQAKQALRSLSAGGGTAIGTWLKLADRLLSSADVAIRHGILLTDGRNEHESPQDLKAALDACAGRFTCDARGVGTDWEVKEVTGIASALLGTADIVADPAALAADFTRMMETAMGKEVADVSLRLWTPVDTTVKFVKQVAPTVEDLTGRRTEAGPRAGDYPLGSWGDESRDYHVCVEVPVAHIGQEMLAARISLVIPQPDGSVQNLGAQGLVRAVWTDDMVASTSINPQVAHYTGQAELAQVIQQGLDLRKSGDMDGATAKLGRAVQLASASGNADTAKLLAKVVDVVDAATGTVRLKAKVAEADEMTLETRSTKTVRVKK; encoded by the coding sequence ATGGCCAATTTCTCGAAGTCGAACGTGCCCCAGTTCTCGGTGGACGTGTACCAGAACGAGTACCTGCCGGAGGGCGCCGGCGAGGTCAACGCCATCGTCACGGTGACGGCGACCGGCGGCGGCACGATCGGCAGCGCGGTCGCGGCGCCCCACCTCTACTCGCCCGGCCAGGGCCCGTCCGCGGCCGTGGCGATCATGGTCGACTGCTCGGGTTCGATGGACTACCCGCCCACCAAGATGCGCAACGCCCGCGACGCCACGGCCGCCGCGATCGACACCCTGCGCGACGGCGTGCACTTCGCGGTGATCAGCGGGACGCACGTGGCCAAGGAGGTCTACCCGGGCGGCGGGCGCGTCGCGGTCGCCGACGCCGCCACCCGCGAGCAGGCCAAACAGGCGCTGCGCTCGCTCAGCGCCGGCGGCGGCACCGCCATCGGCACCTGGCTGAAACTGGCCGACCGCCTGCTGTCCTCCGCAGACGTCGCGATCCGGCACGGCATCCTGCTCACCGACGGCCGCAACGAGCACGAGTCGCCCCAGGACCTGAAGGCCGCACTCGACGCGTGCGCCGGGCGCTTCACGTGTGACGCACGGGGCGTGGGCACCGACTGGGAAGTGAAAGAAGTCACAGGGATCGCCTCCGCCCTGCTCGGCACCGCCGACATCGTCGCCGATCCGGCCGCGCTGGCCGCCGACTTCACGCGGATGATGGAGACGGCGATGGGCAAGGAGGTCGCGGACGTCTCGCTGCGGCTGTGGACCCCGGTCGACACGACCGTGAAATTCGTCAAGCAGGTCGCGCCCACGGTCGAGGACCTGACCGGCCGGCGCACCGAGGCGGGCCCGCGCGCCGGCGACTATCCCCTCGGTTCCTGGGGAGACGAGTCCCGTGACTACCACGTCTGCGTCGAGGTCCCGGTCGCGCACATCGGGCAGGAGATGCTGGCGGCCCGGATCTCACTGGTCATTCCGCAGCCCGACGGCAGCGTCCAGAACCTCGGCGCGCAGGGCCTGGTGCGGGCCGTGTGGACGGACGACATGGTCGCCTCGACGTCGATCAACCCTCAGGTCGCCCACTACACCGGGCAGGCCGAACTGGCACAAGTCATCCAACAAGGGCTGGATCTCCGCAAGTCCGGAGATATGGACGGAGCAACGGCCAAACTGGGCCGGGCCGTTCAGCTCGCGAGTGCATCCGGGAACGCCGATACTGCGAAACTGCTTGCGAAGGTGGTGGACGTGGTCGATGCCGCGACCGGTACTGTGCGACTGAAGGCGAAGGTCGCGGAGGCGGACGAGATGACGCTCGAAACCCGGTCCACCAAGACTGTTCGTGTCAAGAAGTGA